The Agrococcus carbonis genome has a window encoding:
- a CDS encoding DUF6328 family protein: MDEQQRGRDETPEERADRNFSDILQELRVVLTGTQLISGFLLAVAFQSRFEDLGEQEIQHYLVLVVLAAVATLLGLTPVTLHRLHFAKRLKAQIVRRANGLLIATLAVVSVLVVGVTAFIFEVVVSPAAGLWAANGAAAAVLLLWLFALLSGRRAAPIDAPD; encoded by the coding sequence GTGGACGAGCAGCAGCGCGGGCGCGACGAGACGCCCGAGGAGCGGGCCGACCGCAACTTCAGCGACATCCTGCAGGAGCTGCGGGTCGTGCTCACGGGCACGCAGCTCATCTCGGGCTTCCTGCTCGCCGTCGCCTTCCAGTCGCGGTTCGAGGATCTCGGCGAGCAGGAGATCCAGCACTACCTCGTGCTCGTCGTGCTCGCCGCGGTCGCGACGCTCCTTGGCCTGACGCCCGTCACGCTGCACCGACTGCACTTCGCCAAGCGGCTCAAGGCGCAGATCGTGCGGCGCGCGAACGGCCTGCTGATCGCGACCCTCGCTGTCGTCTCGGTGCTCGTCGTGGGCGTCACCGCCTTCATCTTCGAGGTCGTCGTCTCCCCCGCGGCCGGCCTCTGGGCGGCGAACGGGGCCGCGGCGGCCGTGCTGCTGCTGTGGCTCTTCGCGCTGCTCTCGGGCAGGCGAGCCGCGCCGATCGACGCGCCCGACTGA
- a CDS encoding lipid II:glycine glycyltransferase FemX has protein sequence MPIAASVRRASPTEIAEWDALIETNPDGGHMVQSRAFAETKRFDGLEPVHLVIDAPLPGGATERIHALALEGRVSLGRYWYLPMGPTATEMAPVVEGLRAFAEGERGLLVVKIEPHLERTPERIAELAAMGLEPSRDMQVMTHTVVLDLTVGEEALFASFSQMIRRQVRGATKKGYRVERPEPTQETFDRMHAMMLTVAGGKGMAGMRERAYYDEFWGRFTREGTGRFYFGYDDDSGEPQAGIFVTTAGRTAVYKDGGSRPDRKINGGSALLLWTAMQDCIAEGKLAFDLAGTPPPERADDPTHPFHGLAQFKLRFGPITSYLPSFDLVLHPVRHRLWERVVRRVEWRIKKGPDTLR, from the coding sequence ATGCCCATCGCAGCTTCCGTCCGCCGCGCCTCGCCCACCGAGATCGCCGAGTGGGATGCGCTCATCGAGACGAACCCCGACGGCGGCCACATGGTGCAGTCGCGCGCGTTCGCCGAGACCAAGCGCTTCGACGGCCTCGAGCCCGTCCACCTCGTCATCGACGCCCCACTCCCGGGCGGCGCGACCGAGCGCATCCACGCCCTCGCCCTCGAGGGCAGGGTGTCGCTCGGGCGCTACTGGTACCTGCCGATGGGCCCGACCGCGACCGAGATGGCGCCCGTCGTCGAGGGCCTGCGCGCCTTCGCCGAGGGCGAGCGAGGCCTGCTCGTCGTGAAGATCGAGCCGCACCTCGAGCGCACGCCCGAGCGCATCGCCGAGCTCGCCGCGATGGGCCTCGAGCCGAGCCGCGACATGCAGGTCATGACGCACACGGTCGTGCTCGACCTGACGGTGGGGGAGGAGGCGCTGTTCGCCTCGTTCTCGCAGATGATCCGCCGCCAGGTGCGCGGCGCGACGAAGAAGGGCTACCGCGTCGAGCGCCCCGAGCCGACGCAGGAGACCTTCGACCGCATGCACGCGATGATGCTGACGGTCGCCGGCGGCAAGGGCATGGCGGGCATGCGCGAGCGCGCGTACTATGACGAGTTCTGGGGCCGCTTCACGCGCGAGGGCACCGGGCGCTTCTACTTCGGCTACGACGACGACTCGGGCGAGCCGCAGGCCGGCATCTTCGTCACGACCGCCGGCCGGACGGCGGTCTACAAGGACGGCGGCTCGCGCCCCGACCGCAAGATCAACGGCGGCTCGGCGCTGCTGCTGTGGACCGCGATGCAGGACTGCATCGCCGAGGGCAAGCTCGCGTTCGACCTCGCCGGCACGCCGCCGCCCGAGCGCGCCGACGACCCGACGCACCCGTTCCACGGCCTCGCGCAGTTCAAGCTGCGCTTCGGCCCCATCACGAGCTACCTCCCGTCGTTCGACCTCGTGCTGCACCCCGTGCGGCACCGGCTGTGGGAGCGCGTCGTGCGCCGCGTCGAGTGGCGCATCAAGAAGGGCCCGGACACGCTGCGATGA
- a CDS encoding lipid II:glycine glycyltransferase FemX, giving the protein MTTAGGWTLRDATAAEVGAWDDLVRQNPDGGQWVQSTAYADLKRTERLHPRYLVLEGSPTVHALALEHRSLAGRFWYFPTGPGIPFERFGDFAAAIRAARGGAAKGVYAVKVEPFEVDTPERRAVLRDAGFRAANPIQQNTYTVLVDLTRDVDEIFAGFKKSLRNHIRYAEKHGYRVEKVEPGEATYRTMYELMQTVSGGKGVEGMKPYEYYRTLWSSAVAQGSGHFWFGYDGAHDGPQASAFMIRFGRYALAKDGGSVPDRAIRGGAHLIRWQAMQWFKEDGAEVYDAYATPPSWQADDRSHRLHGPGVFKQVFGPIVDHLPSHDLVLDARRYRLFMRLLLPIERRVRRRPWGIW; this is encoded by the coding sequence GTGACGACGGCAGGCGGCTGGACGCTCCGGGACGCGACGGCGGCCGAGGTCGGCGCGTGGGACGACCTCGTGCGGCAGAACCCGGACGGCGGCCAGTGGGTGCAGAGCACCGCCTACGCCGACCTCAAGCGCACCGAGCGGCTGCACCCGCGATACCTCGTGCTCGAGGGCTCGCCGACCGTCCACGCGCTCGCGCTCGAGCACCGCTCGCTCGCCGGCCGCTTCTGGTACTTCCCGACCGGCCCCGGCATCCCGTTCGAGCGGTTCGGCGACTTCGCCGCCGCGATCCGCGCCGCGCGCGGCGGCGCCGCGAAGGGCGTGTACGCGGTGAAGGTCGAGCCGTTCGAGGTCGACACGCCCGAGCGCCGCGCGGTGCTGCGCGACGCGGGGTTCCGCGCCGCGAACCCCATCCAGCAGAACACCTACACGGTGCTCGTCGACCTCACGCGCGACGTCGACGAGATCTTCGCCGGCTTCAAGAAGAGCCTGCGCAACCACATCCGCTACGCCGAGAAGCACGGCTACCGCGTCGAGAAGGTCGAGCCGGGCGAGGCGACCTACCGCACGATGTACGAGCTCATGCAGACGGTCTCGGGCGGCAAGGGCGTCGAGGGCATGAAGCCCTACGAGTACTACCGCACGCTCTGGAGCTCGGCCGTCGCGCAGGGCAGCGGCCACTTCTGGTTCGGGTACGACGGCGCGCACGACGGGCCCCAGGCATCCGCCTTCATGATCCGCTTCGGCCGCTACGCCCTCGCGAAGGACGGCGGCTCGGTGCCCGACCGCGCGATCCGCGGCGGCGCGCACCTGATCCGCTGGCAGGCGATGCAGTGGTTCAAGGAGGACGGCGCCGAGGTGTACGACGCGTACGCGACGCCGCCGTCGTGGCAGGCCGACGACCGCTCGCACCGGCTGCACGGGCCGGGCGTCTTCAAGCAGGTCTTCGGCCCGATCGTCGACCACCTGCCGAGCCACGACCTCGTGCTCGACGCGCGCCGCTACCGGCTCTTCATGCGGCTGCTGCTGCCCATCGAGCGGCGCGTCCGGCGCCGGCCGTGGGGCATCTGGTAG
- a CDS encoding lipid II:glycine glycyltransferase FemX yields the protein MTDSRPTTPMRLRPATAEELRDWDDLVLQNPDGGQFTQTLAFAELKRWDGFTTHHLVLDAEQPVYALALERNGWIGRFWYFPCAPWHPDMRAVVDAIRTYVRREHPRLISVKLEPRLPRDAASMALLADAGLTQAEDVQLHTHTVVIDLERTEEEILASFSKTARKLIRRAERDGFTIERVEGDEALFDLAWQRMQTIRGGRGLAGMRDEAYYKTIWRAFTKRGQADWWLGHDGGDGPQTVTFTIPFGRTVIDKDEGSRPERLIEGGAHLGRWTRAKHYRERGFTGMDMMGAPPTWAKDDPDHWMAGLARFKQQFGEIVDFAPSHDLLLRPTAQRVWRKAVRPIEWRVKQRYTGLW from the coding sequence ATGACCGACTCACGACCGACGACGCCCATGCGGCTGCGCCCCGCGACCGCCGAGGAGCTGCGCGACTGGGACGACCTCGTGCTGCAGAACCCCGACGGCGGCCAGTTCACCCAGACGCTCGCGTTCGCCGAGCTCAAGCGCTGGGACGGCTTCACCACGCACCACCTCGTCCTCGACGCCGAGCAGCCCGTCTACGCGCTCGCACTCGAGCGGAACGGGTGGATCGGCCGCTTCTGGTACTTCCCGTGCGCGCCGTGGCACCCCGACATGCGGGCGGTCGTCGACGCGATCCGCACCTACGTGCGCCGCGAGCATCCGCGCCTCATCTCGGTCAAGCTCGAGCCGAGGCTCCCTCGCGATGCCGCGAGCATGGCGCTGCTGGCGGATGCCGGGCTCACCCAGGCCGAGGACGTGCAGCTGCACACGCACACCGTCGTCATCGACCTCGAGCGCACCGAGGAGGAGATCCTCGCGTCGTTCTCGAAGACCGCGCGCAAGCTCATCCGCCGTGCCGAGCGCGACGGGTTCACGATCGAGCGCGTCGAGGGCGACGAGGCGCTGTTCGACCTCGCGTGGCAGCGGATGCAGACGATCCGCGGGGGCCGCGGCCTCGCCGGCATGCGCGACGAGGCCTACTACAAGACGATCTGGCGCGCGTTCACGAAGCGCGGCCAGGCCGACTGGTGGCTCGGCCATGACGGCGGCGACGGGCCGCAGACGGTGACGTTCACGATCCCGTTCGGCCGCACCGTGATCGACAAGGACGAGGGCTCGCGCCCGGAGCGCCTCATCGAGGGCGGCGCGCACCTCGGGCGCTGGACGCGAGCGAAGCACTACCGCGAGCGCGGCTTCACCGGCATGGACATGATGGGCGCGCCGCCGACGTGGGCGAAGGACGACCCCGACCACTGGATGGCGGGGCTCGCGCGCTTCAAGCAGCAGTTCGGCGAGATCGTCGACTTCGCGCCGAGCCACGACCTGCTGCTGCGGCCCACCGCGCAGCGCGTGTGGCGGAAGGCCGTGCGCCCGATCGAGTGGCGCGTGAAGCAGCGCTACACCGGGCTCTGGTGA
- a CDS encoding EI24 domain-containing protein, translating to MRHRISEMLAGAGLLLRGFGTWARRPGLMALGAVPALIVGLAMLALLVVLSFQVGGWAAALTPFADTWDAVWADLLRGALALGILVGAVVLCVLTFAAITLAVGDPFYERISRSVERRLGGFAPVEERGFWASLARGLRDAAVLIGMAIGTAVVVFLVGLVPLVGTVLGLVTGAVLGGRALARELTGYAGDARGLTLAERRALLRSRPWRTLGFGMVAYLLLLVPGVAVVATPVAVVGATLLVRDLRGEPISERGTEPRPDQRRTGAGPRTDDPGAAVS from the coding sequence ATGCGGCACCGGATCTCTGAGATGCTCGCCGGCGCGGGCCTGCTGCTGCGCGGCTTCGGCACATGGGCGCGCCGACCCGGCCTCATGGCTCTCGGCGCCGTGCCGGCGCTCATCGTCGGGCTCGCGATGCTCGCGCTGCTCGTGGTGCTGAGCTTCCAGGTGGGCGGATGGGCTGCGGCGCTCACGCCGTTCGCCGACACGTGGGATGCGGTGTGGGCCGACCTGCTGCGCGGCGCGCTCGCGCTCGGGATCCTCGTCGGCGCCGTCGTGCTGTGCGTGCTGACGTTCGCCGCCATCACGCTCGCGGTCGGCGACCCCTTCTACGAGCGCATCTCGCGCTCGGTCGAGCGTCGCCTCGGCGGCTTCGCGCCGGTCGAGGAGCGCGGGTTCTGGGCCTCTCTCGCGCGCGGGCTGCGCGACGCGGCCGTGCTCATCGGCATGGCGATCGGCACGGCGGTCGTCGTGTTCCTCGTCGGCCTCGTGCCGCTCGTCGGCACGGTGCTCGGCCTCGTCACGGGCGCCGTGCTCGGCGGTCGCGCGCTCGCCCGCGAGCTCACTGGCTACGCGGGGGACGCGCGCGGCCTCACCCTCGCCGAGCGGCGCGCGCTGCTGCGCTCGCGCCCCTGGCGCACGCTCGGGTTCGGCATGGTCGCCTACCTGCTGCTACTCGTGCCGGGCGTGGCCGTCGTCGCGACGCCCGTCGCGGTCGTGGGCGCGACGCTGCTCGTGCGCGACCTGCGCGGGGAGCCGATCAGCGAGCGTGGCACCGAGCCGCGCCCCGACCAGCGCCGGACCGGCGCCGGGCCGCGCACCGACGACCCCGGTGCGGCTGTCTCCTAG
- a CDS encoding DUF7218 family protein — MRDEGNSKEKAARIANAAARDGRSAVGERGGEADSYEDRTVDELRERAKELGMEGYSHLKKAELIDRLRNH, encoded by the coding sequence CTGCGCGACGAGGGCAACTCCAAGGAGAAGGCCGCCCGCATCGCGAACGCCGCGGCCCGCGACGGCCGCTCCGCGGTCGGCGAGCGCGGCGGCGAGGCGGACTCCTACGAGGACCGCACGGTCGACGAGCTGCGCGAGCGCGCGAAGGAGCTCGGCATGGAGGGCTACTCGCACCTCAAGAAGGCCGAGCTCATCGACAGGCTCCGGAACCACTAG
- a CDS encoding HD domain-containing protein, with the protein MANGELQHAILVAARAYQGRTDRQGEPYVAHAVRVMLDVEGDDARAVAILHDAIEWGTMTPQSLLGEHFSPAVVAAVDALTKRDDEPLEQAMARIRADALAARVKRADLRDNAQQWRLDAMPDPETRDRMLAHYRRAAELLGTTLDEICGRAVG; encoded by the coding sequence ATGGCGAACGGCGAGCTCCAGCACGCGATCCTCGTCGCGGCCCGCGCGTACCAGGGCCGCACCGACCGGCAGGGGGAGCCCTACGTCGCCCACGCGGTCCGCGTCATGCTCGACGTCGAGGGCGACGACGCCCGCGCGGTCGCGATCCTGCACGACGCGATCGAGTGGGGCACGATGACGCCGCAGTCGCTGCTCGGCGAGCACTTCTCCCCCGCGGTCGTCGCCGCGGTCGACGCGCTCACGAAGCGCGACGACGAGCCGCTCGAGCAGGCCATGGCGCGCATCCGGGCCGACGCCCTCGCCGCGCGCGTCAAGCGGGCCGACCTGCGCGACAACGCGCAGCAGTGGCGGCTCGACGCGATGCCCGACCCCGAGACCCGCGACCGCATGCTCGCGCACTACCGCCGGGCGGCCGAGCTGCTCGGCACGACCCTCGACGAGATCTGCGGCCGCGCGGTCGGCTGA
- a CDS encoding FUSC family protein, with product MRWLGRVTAEQQATWLQVLKVLVAIAVSWFASLLLVGAELPIFAAIAALLVVAPSVNQSLGKGIERSVGTLGGVVLAWLASLVLPPGPLMVLAVTMLAVVVARGLRLAPMAANQLPISAMILLALGAGSGPLFGFERIVETLIGAVCALLINLAVVPPVQHEPAERVMRELAHAIADAYDRVGGALAAGAEREDLLPEARALRERIQATRAAMDDLEDSTRLNPRARLLRDRLERDERLLLTLTVLANRVIGMSRTIADREEAFADPALTRDPTVRRIASESRRIAHEVRALVDQHALDDGRTTSMPRLDGPMLTEPIAVPTPDPVHWVLIGALLEDVRQARESLEAGSEGV from the coding sequence ATGCGCTGGCTGGGACGCGTCACCGCCGAGCAGCAGGCGACCTGGCTGCAGGTGCTCAAGGTGCTCGTCGCGATCGCCGTCTCGTGGTTCGCGAGCCTGCTGCTCGTGGGCGCCGAGCTGCCCATCTTCGCGGCGATCGCGGCGCTGCTCGTCGTCGCGCCGAGCGTCAACCAGTCGCTCGGCAAGGGCATCGAGCGCTCGGTGGGCACGCTCGGCGGCGTCGTGCTCGCGTGGCTCGCGAGCCTCGTGCTGCCGCCGGGGCCGCTCATGGTGCTCGCGGTCACGATGCTCGCCGTCGTCGTCGCGCGCGGCCTGCGGCTCGCGCCGATGGCGGCGAACCAGCTGCCGATCAGCGCGATGATCCTCCTCGCCCTCGGCGCGGGCTCCGGGCCGCTGTTCGGCTTCGAGCGCATCGTCGAGACCCTCATCGGCGCGGTGTGCGCGCTGCTCATCAACCTCGCCGTGGTGCCGCCGGTGCAGCACGAGCCCGCGGAGCGGGTGATGCGCGAGCTCGCGCACGCGATCGCCGACGCCTACGACCGCGTGGGCGGTGCGCTCGCCGCAGGCGCCGAGCGCGAGGACCTGCTGCCCGAGGCCCGGGCGCTGCGCGAGCGCATCCAGGCCACCCGCGCGGCGATGGACGACCTCGAGGATTCGACCCGGCTGAACCCCCGCGCGCGGCTGCTGCGCGACCGCCTCGAGCGCGACGAGCGGCTGCTGCTGACCCTCACCGTGCTCGCGAACCGCGTGATCGGCATGTCGCGCACGATCGCCGACCGCGAGGAGGCGTTCGCCGACCCGGCCCTCACCCGCGACCCCACCGTGCGCCGCATCGCCTCCGAATCGCGGCGCATCGCGCACGAGGTGCGCGCGCTCGTCGACCAGCACGCGCTCGACGACGGCCGCACGACGTCGATGCCTCGGCTCGACGGTCCGATGCTCACCGAGCCGATCGCGGTGCCCACGCCCGATCCCGTGCACTGGGTGCTGATCGGCGCGCTGCTCGAGGACGTGCGTCAGGCGAGGGAGTCGCTCGAGGCCGGTTCCGAGGGCGTGTAG